The following proteins are co-located in the Agromyces laixinhei genome:
- a CDS encoding ATP-dependent Clp protease ATP-binding subunit encodes MPEDFTPQGGDETNSFDEFLSRYLEGERSRQARSIDLSRFLTARTQGILQQAGRFALERGQTELDALHILRVIVEDEAVTQAIEGIGVAPERIITATEARLPAASDAADINAATITPSASRALFHSYQVARSAGSTYIDPEHLFFALVLGQDAPAGQVLARAGVTAEALTQGIRETVEAGMPSADGETDAAGTGAGASATPMLDKFGTDLTELAREGDLDPVIGRVDEIEQTIEILSRRTKNNPVLVGEAGVGKTAIVEGLARAIVEESVPEQLLGKRVISLDLPGMLAGTRYRGDFEERLTKTMDEIAAAASSKNGGGLIVFVDEVHSIVGAGGDGGGGGMDAGNILKPRLARGELHLVGATTLKEYRQIEKDPALERRFQPVRVGEPSIEDAVQILHGLRGAYEEHHGVKYTDAALRASVELSARYLTDRVLPDKAIDLIDQAGARLRLRLGVKVDVSALIERLASLEADKNAAVQAEHYEEASRIRDEMSKVQAKLDEASETGRAAASAGLGSDATERSTVIDEAEIAAVISRATGIPVNRLTESERERLGDLEGELHARVIGQDDAVTAVAKAVRRSRTGMGDARRPIGSFLFLGPTGVGKTELARALASSLFDDEQAIVRFDMSEFGERHTVSRLVGAPPGYVGYDEAGQLTERVRRNPYSIVLFDEIEKAHPDVFNLLLQVLDDGRLTDGQGRTVDFRNTVVVMTSNLGSEFLASRSGALGFVAGSDASGFASSDDVKARVMGKVREAMRPEFLNRIDEIVLFQKLDEPQLASIVRLMLGATAARLAAREVAFEVTDAAVSLLASRGYEPEYGARPLRRVIQREIDDRISDLFVSGALGDGEGVRADAADGEFVIVPVPRATVQLAA; translated from the coding sequence TTGCCCGAAGACTTCACACCCCAGGGCGGCGATGAGACCAACTCGTTCGACGAGTTCCTCAGCCGCTACCTCGAGGGCGAGCGTTCGCGTCAGGCGCGGTCGATCGACCTCAGCCGCTTCCTGACCGCCCGCACGCAGGGCATCCTGCAACAGGCAGGACGCTTCGCGCTCGAGCGCGGCCAGACCGAGCTCGACGCCCTGCACATCCTGCGTGTCATCGTCGAAGACGAGGCCGTCACGCAGGCCATCGAGGGCATCGGCGTCGCCCCCGAGCGCATCATCACGGCGACCGAGGCGCGGCTGCCCGCGGCATCCGATGCTGCTGACATCAACGCGGCCACAATCACCCCGAGCGCCTCCCGCGCGCTGTTCCACAGCTACCAGGTGGCGCGCTCGGCCGGCTCGACCTACATCGACCCCGAGCACCTCTTCTTCGCGCTCGTGCTGGGGCAGGATGCCCCCGCCGGGCAGGTGCTCGCGCGCGCCGGCGTCACCGCCGAGGCCCTCACGCAGGGCATTCGCGAGACAGTCGAAGCAGGCATGCCGAGTGCCGATGGCGAGACGGATGCCGCAGGCACCGGCGCCGGGGCATCCGCGACCCCGATGCTCGACAAGTTCGGCACCGATCTCACCGAGCTGGCCCGGGAGGGCGACCTCGACCCCGTGATCGGACGCGTCGACGAGATCGAGCAGACGATCGAGATCCTCAGCCGCCGCACCAAGAACAACCCGGTGCTGGTCGGCGAGGCCGGCGTCGGCAAGACCGCAATCGTCGAGGGTCTCGCCCGCGCGATCGTCGAAGAGAGCGTTCCCGAGCAGCTGCTCGGCAAGCGCGTCATCTCGCTCGACCTGCCCGGCATGCTCGCGGGCACCCGCTACCGCGGCGACTTCGAGGAGCGCCTCACCAAGACCATGGACGAGATCGCCGCGGCAGCGTCTTCCAAGAACGGGGGCGGGCTCATCGTCTTCGTCGACGAGGTGCACAGCATCGTCGGCGCGGGCGGTGACGGCGGCGGTGGCGGCATGGACGCGGGCAACATCCTGAAGCCGCGCCTCGCGCGCGGCGAGCTGCACCTCGTGGGCGCGACCACGCTCAAGGAATACCGCCAGATCGAGAAGGACCCGGCTCTCGAGCGCCGGTTCCAGCCGGTGCGCGTGGGCGAGCCGTCGATCGAGGACGCCGTGCAGATCCTGCACGGGCTGCGCGGTGCGTATGAAGAGCACCACGGCGTCAAATACACGGATGCCGCGTTGCGGGCGTCAGTCGAACTGTCGGCCCGTTACCTCACCGACCGGGTGCTGCCCGACAAGGCCATCGACCTCATCGACCAGGCCGGGGCGCGCCTGCGCCTGCGGCTCGGTGTGAAGGTCGACGTCTCGGCGCTCATCGAGCGGCTCGCGTCGCTCGAGGCCGACAAGAACGCCGCGGTGCAGGCCGAGCACTATGAGGAGGCCTCGCGTATTCGCGACGAGATGTCGAAGGTGCAGGCGAAGCTCGACGAGGCGTCCGAGACCGGCCGTGCTGCGGCATCCGCCGGGCTCGGCTCCGACGCGACCGAGCGTTCGACCGTGATCGACGAGGCTGAGATCGCCGCGGTGATCTCGCGGGCCACCGGCATCCCGGTGAACCGCCTCACCGAGAGCGAGCGCGAGCGCCTCGGCGACCTCGAGGGCGAGCTGCACGCGCGCGTCATCGGTCAGGACGACGCGGTCACCGCCGTCGCGAAGGCCGTGCGCCGCAGCCGCACCGGCATGGGCGACGCGCGCAGGCCGATCGGCAGCTTCCTGTTCCTCGGGCCGACGGGTGTCGGCAAGACCGAGCTGGCGCGTGCGCTGGCGTCGTCGCTCTTCGACGACGAGCAGGCGATCGTGCGCTTCGACATGAGCGAGTTCGGCGAGCGGCACACGGTGTCGCGACTCGTCGGCGCCCCTCCCGGATACGTCGGCTATGACGAGGCCGGCCAGCTCACGGAGCGCGTGCGGCGCAACCCGTACTCGATCGTGCTGTTCGACGAGATCGAGAAGGCGCACCCTGACGTGTTCAACCTGCTGCTGCAGGTGCTCGACGACGGACGCCTCACCGATGGCCAGGGCCGCACGGTCGACTTCCGCAATACGGTGGTCGTGATGACCTCGAACCTCGGCAGCGAGTTCCTCGCGTCGCGGTCGGGTGCGCTCGGCTTCGTTGCGGGGTCGGATGCCTCGGGGTTCGCGTCATCCGACGACGTGAAGGCCCGTGTGATGGGCAAGGTGCGCGAGGCCATGCGGCCCGAGTTCCTGAACCGCATCGACGAGATCGTGCTGTTCCAGAAGCTCGACGAGCCGCAGTTGGCTTCGATCGTGCGCCTCATGCTCGGGGCGACCGCGGCGCGGCTCGCGGCGCGCGAGGTCGCGTTCGAGGTGACGGATGCCGCGGTGTCGCTGCTCGCTTCGCGCGGGTACGAGCCCGAATACGGTGCCCGGCCCTTGCGCCGCGTCATCCAGCGCGAGATCGATGATCGCATCAGCGACCTGTTCGTCAGCGGTGCCCTCGGCGACGGCGAGGGTGTGCGAGCGGATGCCGCAGACGGCGAGTTCGTCATCGTGCCCGTGCCGCGCGCGACGGTGCAGCTCGCCGCCTGA
- a CDS encoding type II toxin-antitoxin system HicB family antitoxin, which translates to MDNTIERPAVEHYRYSVEWSATDGEFVATIAEFPSLSWLAATQIDALRGLEDVVTSVIDDMLESGAEVPEPLADRTYSGRVNLRVDPAIHRKLAAEALRHGTSLNAYAARLLDQ; encoded by the coding sequence GTGGACAACACCATTGAGCGACCGGCAGTCGAGCACTACCGCTACTCCGTCGAATGGAGTGCAACCGATGGTGAGTTCGTCGCGACCATCGCCGAGTTCCCATCACTCTCCTGGTTGGCAGCAACTCAGATCGACGCGCTCCGTGGGCTCGAAGACGTCGTCACATCCGTGATCGATGACATGCTCGAGTCTGGTGCAGAGGTCCCCGAGCCGCTGGCCGACCGCACGTACTCTGGGCGAGTGAACCTTCGGGTCGACCCGGCGATCCACCGCAAGCTGGCCGCCGAAGCACTGAGGCATGGCACGAGCCTCAATGCGTACGCGGCTCGCCTTCTCGACCAATAG
- a CDS encoding type II toxin-antitoxin system death-on-curing family toxin — translation MTEYLDPEDVEALLDEEGFHYKDGARGRNLLLSALATPMPVFGEEVHPTLDEKAAALLLAVNRNHALADGNKRLAWFVTVALLELNDVDLVVDDVDAADRFLRAVASGDVRPEDAARWIRERMHPFS, via the coding sequence GTGACCGAGTACCTCGATCCCGAGGATGTGGAAGCTCTGCTCGATGAGGAGGGCTTCCATTACAAAGACGGCGCTCGTGGCCGCAACCTGCTGCTCTCGGCGCTCGCGACCCCGATGCCGGTGTTCGGCGAGGAGGTGCATCCGACCCTCGACGAGAAGGCGGCCGCGCTGCTGCTGGCGGTGAACCGCAATCATGCGCTCGCTGATGGCAACAAGCGCCTGGCATGGTTCGTGACGGTGGCGCTTCTCGAGCTCAACGATGTCGATCTGGTGGTGGACGACGTCGATGCGGCCGATCGGTTCCTTCGCGCGGTCGCGTCGGGTGACGTCAGGCCGGAGGACGCGGCCAGGTGGATCCGGGAGCGGATGCATCCGTTCTCATAG
- a CDS encoding ribbon-helix-helix protein, CopG family, translated as MAMTLRLDDEHDRMLEALAAKFGRSKTEVVEIALDELAAREDKSARSRAAFERVRTRDAALLERLSR; from the coding sequence ATGGCGATGACATTGCGCCTCGACGACGAGCACGACCGCATGCTCGAAGCACTGGCCGCGAAGTTCGGCCGGTCGAAAACTGAAGTCGTCGAGATCGCGCTCGACGAACTTGCCGCGCGCGAAGACAAGTCCGCCCGCAGTCGTGCCGCGTTCGAGCGCGTACGCACGCGTGACGCCGCCCTGCTCGAGCGCCTCTCCCGGTGA
- a CDS encoding MFS transporter, with the protein MNHSGPSTSLPVWRERGMPALLILTAAGFAGYAVLLPVAPLWAVHGGADEAGSGLVNGVLLFVTILTQGFVPRLLRRFGAALVLGVGLALLGGPSLLQLLSDDLWWILTLSAVRGFGFGILTVCGSAAVAHLVSPARHGAAIGVYGAAIAVPQVLLLPIGPWLADTVGFWLVFALGTLPLLGIGFAPALAHAWHGAIDTPEHHGDGTADTTTGEGDGAGRRSWMPRGLLRPMLLLLAVTLAGGALITFAPQMVSTPAATTGGLALFTVAAAISRWGIGGPADRHGTRPFVWPLVLATSVGLVLVAFAVSDPAATLVPLFLCGMALSGVAYGGLQNLTLLLSLNAVRREEYDTVSAVWNIGFDAGTGVGSMLIGSLAARLAFAPALLVAAAASLATLPLAFVRGRRSPADDGTP; encoded by the coding sequence CTCGCTTCCCGTCTGGCGCGAGCGCGGCATGCCGGCACTGCTCATCCTGACCGCGGCCGGCTTCGCCGGGTACGCCGTGCTGTTGCCGGTGGCGCCGCTGTGGGCTGTGCACGGCGGTGCCGACGAGGCCGGTTCGGGGCTGGTCAACGGTGTGCTGCTGTTCGTGACGATTCTGACCCAGGGCTTCGTGCCGCGGCTGCTGCGCCGCTTCGGGGCGGCGCTCGTGCTCGGGGTCGGGCTGGCGCTGCTCGGCGGTCCGTCGTTGCTGCAGCTGCTCTCCGACGATCTGTGGTGGATCCTGACCTTGTCGGCGGTGCGGGGCTTCGGCTTCGGAATCCTCACGGTGTGCGGCTCTGCCGCCGTGGCGCATCTCGTGTCACCTGCTCGGCACGGCGCCGCCATCGGCGTGTACGGCGCAGCGATCGCGGTGCCGCAGGTGCTGCTGCTGCCGATCGGGCCGTGGCTCGCCGACACCGTCGGGTTCTGGCTGGTCTTCGCCCTCGGCACCCTTCCGCTGCTCGGCATCGGATTCGCGCCGGCCCTCGCCCATGCCTGGCACGGCGCAATCGACACGCCGGAGCACCACGGCGACGGCACGGCCGACACGACGACAGGCGAAGGCGACGGCGCCGGCCGCAGGTCGTGGATGCCGCGTGGGCTTCTTCGACCCATGCTCCTGCTGCTCGCGGTCACCCTCGCCGGCGGCGCACTCATCACCTTCGCGCCGCAGATGGTCTCCACGCCCGCGGCCACGACTGGCGGGCTCGCGCTGTTCACGGTCGCCGCCGCGATCAGCCGGTGGGGGATCGGCGGCCCGGCCGACCGGCACGGTACCCGCCCGTTCGTCTGGCCGCTCGTGCTCGCGACATCCGTGGGGCTTGTTCTCGTCGCGTTCGCCGTGTCTGACCCCGCGGCGACGCTGGTGCCGTTGTTCCTCTGCGGGATGGCGCTGTCGGGCGTCGCCTACGGGGGGCTGCAGAACCTCACGCTCCTGCTGTCGCTGAACGCCGTGCGGCGCGAGGAGTACGACACGGTGAGCGCCGTGTGGAACATCGGTTTCGACGCAGGCACGGGTGTGGGGTCGATGCTCATCGGCTCGCTCGCGGCCCGACTCGCCTTCGCCCCCGCGTTGCTCGTGGCCGCGGCGGCCTCGCTCGCCACACTGCCGTTGGCGTTCGTGCGCGGCCGCCGGTCGCCGGCAGACGACGGCACCCCCTGA